TGCTGCTTCCCCACCCGGGGATCGCGGCGAGTACGCTTCGCCTCCACCAGTCCTAGCGGTTTCCCGTCGTCGCCCCACAGCACATAGTCCACATAACCCTTGCCCTCCTCGTTCGGCATGCCGGTGACCTCAAACTCCCGATCGCGCGACTGATCGAGCGGCCAGCCGGCTTCCTTGAGGAGCAGGTCAATGAAATAGTCGCGGGTCTCGGTCTCCGAGTAATCGTGCCGATCCGCCTGTGCAGAGGCCGCCTTCTTCGCCTCCGCGATCTCGGCGCGCAAGCGTTGGAGCTCGGTGTCGAGCGCGGTGTTGTCGGCAAGCAGGTCCGCAAGGCACTCGTCTTTCTCCCGCAAGCGCGTTTCCAGTGCCTGCAACTGCTCGGCCGTTTGGGCCGCCGCCGGTGCAGGTCGCGGAAGGGCAGCGGGATCGAAGGTGACTCCTGGGTCAGGCCGACCGGCACGACCATAGGTGTGCGCGAGCCAGTAGGCCACATGAAACAGCTCGCGCACCGCAGCGAGCCCATCCGCCTCGGGCACGGGGCGGTGGCTATGGACCGCCCGGTTGCCGAGGGTGTTGATCACCCGCGCTTTGCTGAAGACGGCCTCACCGGCCGCCTGTTTGAAACTCGGATCGTGAATCAGGGCGGAGAGGTTGTCCTGATAGGGAAGCTTCAGTGCCGCGTCATGTTTGTAGGCCCACGTGACGGTCAGCTCCAGTGCACGCCTCGCATAGAAGCACGCCGTGCGGGGATCGGTATACACTGCCCCTTCCGCCTTCGACGCGGCCTCGAAGAGGGCGGTCCATTCGCGTTGGAGAAAGAGGAACTGGCTCACAGCCCCGACTCGCCTCCCTGCGCCTTGTCTTGCTCCAGCTCTGCGTTGAGCAGGTGCACATAGCGACGATAACTGAACACCCGATCGCGTTGCCGGCGCGTCATCTCTTGTACAATGCCAAGATTCTGCAAGTGCGCGAGCGATTTGTTCACCGTCGCGGGTGTCAGCCCTGCCGCCTTGACGAGTGTCGCCGATGTCGCCAGCGGTTGCTTCTGCATCGCCTGATGCACAGCGAGCGCGGAGGGCGCCGCACGGCCGAGCCCCGCAATGCGGTCGCGATCGTTGTCCACCAAGGTCAAGAGGGCGTGTGCGGTCATCATGGCCTGTGTGGCGGTGGCGGCAATGCCTTCTGCAAAGAAGTCCAGCCAGCGTTCCCAGTCTCCGTGCAGGCGCACGCCGTTGAGTAGTTCGTAATACAGTGCGCGGTGGGTTTTGAAAAACAGGCTAGGATACAAGAGCGGCTCGCGGAGGATGCCGTCTGCGACGAGCTGCAGCACGATCAGCAGCCGTCCGAGGCGACCGTTGCCGTCAAGGAATGGATGGATCGTCTCGAACTGCACGTGTGCCAGCGCCGCCTTGATCAGCGGCGGTGTCGGCGAAGGCTTGTCGTTGAGAAACTGCTCGAGCGCGGTAAGGGATGCCGATACGGCGTCCGCCGGGGGCGGGACGAACACCGCGTTCCCCGGCCGCGTGCCGCCGACCCAGACCTGGGAGCGGCGCACCTCGCCGGGCGTCTTGCCGCGACCGTGCGGATGATCGAGCAGTGTCGC
This genomic stretch from Fimbriimonadaceae bacterium harbors:
- a CDS encoding Fic family protein — protein: MHRPLPGRYVKVRSPEESFQAFVPAPLPPQPPVEWSPALRRRFDDALVALGRLDAVTALLPNADLLLYSFVRKEAVLSSQIEGTQSSLADLLLFEIHEEPGVPIDDAREVSRYVAALDRGLTLLRGGLPISTRLLCGVHATLLDHPHGRGKTPGEVRRSQVWVGGTRPGNAVFVPPPADAVSASLTALEQFLNDKPSPTPPLIKAALAHVQFETIHPFLDGNGRLGRLLIVLQLVADGILREPLLYPSLFFKTHRALYYELLNGVRLHGDWERWLDFFAEGIAATATQAMMTAHALLTLVDNDRDRIAGLGRAAPSALAVHQAMQKQPLATSATLVKAAGLTPATVNKSLAHLQNLGIVQEMTRRQRDRVFSYRRYVHLLNAELEQDKAQGGESGL